Proteins from a genomic interval of Sander vitreus isolate 19-12246 chromosome 6, sanVit1, whole genome shotgun sequence:
- the stx17 gene encoding syntaxin-17 isoform X2, giving the protein MAGEGNKLTLRRLEAPIHKFIKVALPTDLERLQKHHNNILKYQQSQQWDRLHLEHINASRTVQLRANVREMEKLCIRVRAEDTDALEALVKPVKDRASTAARDFLLLHSNPVRQPAPPPAAQPSSCVSDSCHADDDVCEEPVSGRQIQLTQIPADQIAAESWDNLEEDLKELSGLVTEFSLLVHSQQEKIDSIEDNINTAAANVEEGTKSLGKTVGYKLAVLPVAGALLGGVLGGPLGLLAGFKVAGVAAALGGGALGFAGGNLVQKHRKARVDLQMKRLTALPPEPAAEPESNKDK; this is encoded by the exons ATGGCAGGGGAAGGCAACAAGCTGACACTTAGGCGCCTGGAGGCACCAATCCACAAGTTCATTAAAGTGGCTCTACCCACAGACCTGGAGAGGCTACAGAAACACCACAATAACATACTGAAG TACCAACAAAGCCAGCAATGGGACCGGCTTCATCTGGAGCATATAAATGCAAGCAGAACGGTCCAG TTGAGAGCTAACgtcagagagatggagaagctGTGCATACGGGTCCGTGCCGAAGACACTGACGCTCTGGAAGCGCTTGTCAAGCCAGTCAAAGACAGGGCGTCAACCGCGGCACGAGACTTCCTGCTTTTACACTCTAATCCTGTGCGTCAGCCTGCGCCACCACCTGCCGCTCAGCCATCCAGCTGTGTGTCCGACAGTTGCCACGCTGATGACGATGTGTGCGAGGAGCCAGTGTCTGGCAGGCAAATTCAGCTCACACAAATCCCTGCTGATCAGATAGCAGCTGAGTCCTGGGACAACCTGGAAGAG gaTCTGAAGGAACTGAGTGGTTTGGTGACGGAGTTCTCTCTGCTTGTCCAT TCCCAGCAGGAGAAGATCGACAGCATAGAGGACAACATCAACACAGCCGCTGCCAACGTGGAGGAGGGGACCAAGAGCCTGGGGAAG ACGGTGGGCTACAAGTTGGCGGTGTTGCCGGTTGCTGGGGCACTGCTGGGCGGTGTATTAGGAGGTCCACTGGGCCTGCTGGCTGGGTTCAAAGTCGCAGGGGTTGCTGCTGCTCTGGGCGGGGGCGCCCTGGGGTTTGCTGGTGGCAACCTGGTCCAGAAACACCGCAAAGCCCGAGTGGATCTACAGATGAAACGACTGACAGCACTACCACCAGAACCAGCAGCTGAACCAGAGTCGAACAAGGACAAATGA
- the stx17 gene encoding syntaxin-17 isoform X1, which translates to MAGEGNKLTLRRLEAPIHKFIKVALPTDLERLQKHHNNILKYQQSQQWDRLHLEHINASRTVQQLRANVREMEKLCIRVRAEDTDALEALVKPVKDRASTAARDFLLLHSNPVRQPAPPPAAQPSSCVSDSCHADDDVCEEPVSGRQIQLTQIPADQIAAESWDNLEEDLKELSGLVTEFSLLVHSQQEKIDSIEDNINTAAANVEEGTKSLGKTVGYKLAVLPVAGALLGGVLGGPLGLLAGFKVAGVAAALGGGALGFAGGNLVQKHRKARVDLQMKRLTALPPEPAAEPESNKDK; encoded by the exons ATGGCAGGGGAAGGCAACAAGCTGACACTTAGGCGCCTGGAGGCACCAATCCACAAGTTCATTAAAGTGGCTCTACCCACAGACCTGGAGAGGCTACAGAAACACCACAATAACATACTGAAG TACCAACAAAGCCAGCAATGGGACCGGCTTCATCTGGAGCATATAAATGCAAGCAGAACGGTCCAG CAGTTGAGAGCTAACgtcagagagatggagaagctGTGCATACGGGTCCGTGCCGAAGACACTGACGCTCTGGAAGCGCTTGTCAAGCCAGTCAAAGACAGGGCGTCAACCGCGGCACGAGACTTCCTGCTTTTACACTCTAATCCTGTGCGTCAGCCTGCGCCACCACCTGCCGCTCAGCCATCCAGCTGTGTGTCCGACAGTTGCCACGCTGATGACGATGTGTGCGAGGAGCCAGTGTCTGGCAGGCAAATTCAGCTCACACAAATCCCTGCTGATCAGATAGCAGCTGAGTCCTGGGACAACCTGGAAGAG gaTCTGAAGGAACTGAGTGGTTTGGTGACGGAGTTCTCTCTGCTTGTCCAT TCCCAGCAGGAGAAGATCGACAGCATAGAGGACAACATCAACACAGCCGCTGCCAACGTGGAGGAGGGGACCAAGAGCCTGGGGAAG ACGGTGGGCTACAAGTTGGCGGTGTTGCCGGTTGCTGGGGCACTGCTGGGCGGTGTATTAGGAGGTCCACTGGGCCTGCTGGCTGGGTTCAAAGTCGCAGGGGTTGCTGCTGCTCTGGGCGGGGGCGCCCTGGGGTTTGCTGGTGGCAACCTGGTCCAGAAACACCGCAAAGCCCGAGTGGATCTACAGATGAAACGACTGACAGCACTACCACCAGAACCAGCAGCTGAACCAGAGTCGAACAAGGACAAATGA
- the erp44 gene encoding endoplasmic reticulum resident protein 44, producing the protein MKLIAISPSLDIRFVTVVLLVMGLSTPGQAEITSLDSANIDDVLNNAGVALVNFYADWCRFSQMLHPIFEESSNIAREEFPETKQVVFARVDCDQHSDIAQRYRITKYPTLKLFRNGMMMKREYRGQRSVAAIADFIRQQQVDPVKEIHSMEEVNTLDRSKRNIIAYFENRDSDNYHTFEKVANILRDDCTFTAAFGAVSEAERFSGDNIIYKPVGEGVPDMVYLGSLTNFDLTYAWAQDKCVPLVREITFENGEELTEEGIPFLILFHVKEDTASLEKFQHEVARQLISEKGSINFLHADCEKFRHPLLHIQKTPADCPVIAIDSFRHMYVFPDFKDLNIPGKLRQFVLDLHSGKLHREFHHGPDPTDSTPGQEEPSSPPESSFQKLAPSETRYTILTRDRDEL; encoded by the exons atgaaACTAATAGCAATATCTCCCTCTCTCGATATTCGCTTCGTCACGGTTGTACTGCTG GTGATGGGCCTCTCTACTCCTGGACAAGCAGAAATCACCAGTCTGGATTCAGCCAACATTGATGATGTCCTAA ATAATGCTGGGGTGGCATTAGTAAATTTTTACGCAGACTG GTGCAGGTTCAGTCAGATGCTCCATCCAATTTTTGAGGAGTCGTCTAACATAGCGAGGGAGGAGTTCCCTGAAACCAAGCAGGTGGTGTTTGCCCGTGTCGACTGTGACCAACATT CGGACATAGCCCAGCGGTACCGCATCACCAAGTATCCGACATTGAAGTTGTTCCGCAATGGGATGATGATGAAGAGGGAGtacaggggtcagaggtcagtggCGGCCATCGCCGACTTCATCCGCCAGCAGCAGGTCGACCCTGTGAAAGAGATACACTCAATGGAGGAGGTTAATACTCTGGAt AGGAGCAAGAGAAACATCATAGCTTACTTTGAAAATAGGGACTCCGATAACTACCACACATTTGAAAAAGTTGCCAACATCCTTCGAGATGACTGCACGTTCACGGCTGCCTTTGG AGCCGTATCTGAGGCCGAGCGCTTCAGTGGAGACAATATCATCTACAAGCCTGTGGGGGAGGGCGTCCCTGACATGGTCTACCTCGGCTCACTCACCAACTTCGACCTGACCTACGCATGGGCCCAGGACAAGTGTGTGCCTCTGGTCAGGGAGATCACCTTTGAAAATGGAGAG GAGCTGACTGAAGAAGGAATTCCTTTCCTTATCTTGTTCCATGTTAAAGAAGACACAGCAAGCTTAGAGAAGTTCCAGCATGAAGTGGCTCGCCAGCTCATCAGCGAGAAAG GGTCTATAAACTTCCTGCACGCGGACTGCGAGAAGTTTCGCCATCCTCTGCTCCATATCCAGAAAACCCCTGCTGACTGTCCCGTCATCGCTATAGACTCATTCAGACACATGTATGTCTTTCCCGACTTTAAAGACCTCAA TATCCCTGGCAAGCTGAGACAGTTTGTGTTGGACCTTCACTCTGGAAAGCTACACCGAGAGTTTCACCATGGCCCTGACCCCACGGACAGCACGCCCGGACAG GAGGAGCCCAGCAGCCCCCCAGAGAGCTCGTTCCAGAAGCTGGCACCCAGCGAGACTCGCTACACCATCCTCACACGAGACCGTGACGAGCTGTGA